The bacterium genome segment TATAAGCAATCCTAATTTACCATCTGAGTAACCGTTCACCGCAGAGTGTTTCTTTCCTTCCTTTGCGTCCTTTGCGAAATCTTCCTTTGTGCTCTTTGCGGTTAAATCTTTATATCTTTAAAAAACTTGAACATCGAGTAATTAGTAATTTTAGTCCTCTCCTCCTGACTCAATGCGTCCAATTATTTGTGTTGCTATGCGAGTTCCGATAATTCCTGGTCGGCATTTAAACTTAGGTATTTCATTGGCATACATAACTAATGGCTCGTCCACCTTAGTTTTTAATCTCATGACATCACCTTCTTTTAATTCTAACATATCTCGCATAGTTACTTCAGTTTTACCTAACTCTACAATAAGAGGGATATTTACATCGGTTATAGTTTTTCGCATTTTAGCCATATCTTCTGGGGAGGCGGTTGATTTTATTTCTTCTGATAGGGCAGGTTCACCTTCACCAGTGAATTTTGAAATTATTGGTTCTATTGTAAGGAAAGGTAGGCAAAGAGTCATATTTCCTGTTGTTTCACCTGTTTTTACTTCTATGGTTCCAACAAGTACTTTTTCCTGCGGGGAAGTAATCTGAACAAACTGTGGATTTGATTCAATCCTTTTGACCTGAGGGGTTAAGGTAATTACATTAGCCCAGCCATTTTTTAAATCTTTAACAAAATCTCCCATAATACCTTCTACCACCTCAAATTCAATATCTGTCAATCCACGTGTCAGTGAGATAACCTCACCCTTACCACCTAATAATCTATCAATAAAATTAAATATCACATTAGGCGTTACCTCAATTAACGCCATACCTTTCAACGGACTCATATCTATCATTCCGAGCACCGTTGGGACTTGAATAGTTTTGGCAAAATCAGCATAGGCAAATTGAGTAACGGTTAAAACTTTTGTTTGAACTGTAGAGGCTAATTTAGCCGATAAAGAGGAGGCAACTTTCTGAGAAAAGGCATCAAATATTACTTGTAGAGAAGCAATTTTTTCCTTACCGACATCTTTAGTTTTTCTAAAATCAAATTCTACAACCCGTTTTTCAAGCTCTTTTAAATCCTCGGTTATATCTTTTTTTTTAGTCACATTATTCTCCTGAAAATAGGAAGTAGAGAGTAGAAAGTAGAGAGTAGAAAGTAAAGAAAACACCACTCCTCACGCTTATCTCCCTATCTCCCACCTTCTATCTCCTACCTACTATTTTCATCCTCCTATGTGCCGACTTGTCGGCATGAACGTTCTCCTGAAAATAGACTACAGACCATAGACCATAGACCAAGGAACCGATGAAAAACAAGTTTATTTCCTCCTTAATAAAGGGGGTTAGGGGTGTGTTCCCTCCCTATTTTCATCGTCCTTTGTGCCCTACGTGGGCATAGGCGTTCTCCTGAAAATAGCCGTAAGAATAGAACACGGATGACACAATTTTTGGCTCAGTGTTCACTGGATAGTAAGCACTCATACCTATTGAACAAGTATTTGAAAATGGATATCCTCAATTTTTCCTTCTCGTAATATCTCATTGAGTGCCTTTTTCAATTCTTCTTTTAATGCCTTTTTCCCCTCAACGGTTCCTACCTCTATTGTTTTCCCTATGAGAACAGTATTAATAATATCCTTAATTTGAGTTTCTCGTTCACCTAATTCTGCAGATAACATATCATATTTTTCAGCATTATAATATAAAGTCACATCACTAATTTTAACATAGTGGTCTTCTTCAGGGTCAGATAATCTGGCGAGGTATGCCCCAATCTGATAAACATGTAGAGGTTTTGGAGGGAGTTTTTCCTCATGAGTAGTTTCTGGTTCAAATTCTAATTCAGGTGGAGTTGCTCGTTTTCCCGCGACAAACCAAGCAACAACAGCGGCAATTACAAGGACTACTACCGCCACAATCGCTATCATCAGTATATTTGGTAAGCCACCCTTCGGCTTACCTTTCTCTTCACCTTCTGCGGCCTCTTCACCCGCAGTTGCTTCTGCTTTTTCCTCTTCTGCCATAATAGATTACTCCTTATTTTAATCCGCAGATTTCGCAGATTACACAGATTCCCCTGAAAATAGACTACAGACCATAGACCAAGGAACCGATGAAAAGCAAGTTTATTCCCCCCTTAACAAAGGGGGTTAGGGGGTTGTATTCCCCTCTTGAGAGGGGTTAGGGGTGTGTTCCCTTCCCATTTTCATCGTCATTTGTGCCCTGCAGGGGCATGGGCGTTCTCCTGAAAAATAGGTAGAATAAAAACCACGAATGAACACTAAATGGTAGTAGTAATCGTTGTTTGAGTGGCAACCTCACCTATCCCCAAAAGCATTCCCAAAACTAATAAAGCTACAAGTGTAACTATTCACCACGAAGAGCACGAAGGACACTAAGATGTTACAGAACAAATCTCTTTATGCCTTCTTCCAATCTTTCCACTTGAATTCAAACAAACATGGCTCAAGAG includes the following:
- the fliM gene encoding flagellar motor switch protein FliM, translated to MTKKKDITEDLKELEKRVVEFDFRKTKDVGKEKIASLQVIFDAFSQKVASSLSAKLASTVQTKVLTVTQFAYADFAKTIQVPTVLGMIDMSPLKGMALIEVTPNVIFNFIDRLLGGKGEVISLTRGLTDIEFEVVEGIMGDFVKDLKNGWANVITLTPQVKRIESNPQFVQITSPQEKVLVGTIEVKTGETTGNMTLCLPFLTIEPIISKFTGEGEPALSEEIKSTASPEDMAKMRKTITDVNIPLIVELGKTEVTMRDMLELKEGDVMRLKTKVDEPLVMYANEIPKFKCRPGIIGTRIATQIIGRIESGGED
- a CDS encoding flagellar basal body-associated FliL family protein, translating into MAEEEKAEATAGEEAAEGEEKGKPKGGLPNILMIAIVAVVVLVIAAVVAWFVAGKRATPPELEFEPETTHEEKLPPKPLHVYQIGAYLARLSDPEEDHYVKISDVTLYYNAEKYDMLSAELGERETQIKDIINTVLIGKTIEVGTVEGKKALKEELKKALNEILREGKIEDIHFQILVQ